Proteins encoded together in one Chitinophaga sp. LS1 window:
- a CDS encoding T9SS type A sorting domain-containing protein produces MMKNRYLRWVLIAICCFFKLFAHAQCSLVGWASQNGGVTGGGTATPVIVSTYDALKTAITSSTVKVVHISGTITIPSGGRISFQDQSAKTIYGLPGSKLVSNDLTKDGSGIIYVKRVSNVIFRNVTFVGPAAYDTDGWDNMTIDNSTNVWVDHCDFQDGMDGNLDIKAAADYISVTWCKFSYNKTPVAGGSGGSDDHRFSNLFGSSDGATGDRGKLRITLANCWWAQGCKERMPRVRFGKVHLVNNYFNSTVSNKCIMAGYEADLLIEGNVFENVKNPIDLMDNTFTAITQKNNLFTNTSGNTSGSGTAFTPPYTLTADPASSVKALVTAGAGATLTTPDCGSTGTTQIALTTTATPVAGGTITSSARIAALSTVEVSRVYPNPTHGNTTINVTLAKDEQTIIRLFDAQGKLVKDLGVVRSETEGTQQLTYNFSGQTPGLYFVSFMTNKGAISTYKLLID; encoded by the coding sequence ATGATGAAAAACCGGTATTTAAGATGGGTATTGATTGCCATCTGTTGCTTTTTCAAATTATTTGCCCACGCTCAATGCAGTCTGGTTGGCTGGGCCAGCCAAAACGGCGGTGTAACAGGTGGTGGAACTGCCACTCCTGTAATTGTAAGCACCTATGATGCACTTAAAACTGCGATTACCTCTTCAACTGTAAAAGTCGTGCACATATCAGGCACGATCACCATTCCTTCTGGTGGTAGAATTAGTTTTCAGGACCAGTCAGCAAAGACAATTTATGGATTGCCCGGTTCTAAGCTGGTATCAAACGATCTCACAAAAGATGGTTCCGGTATCATCTATGTAAAACGTGTATCAAATGTGATCTTCAGGAACGTCACTTTTGTAGGCCCTGCTGCTTATGATACTGACGGATGGGATAACATGACGATCGATAATAGTACGAATGTGTGGGTAGACCATTGCGATTTTCAGGACGGTATGGATGGAAATCTGGATATCAAAGCTGCTGCCGATTACATTTCAGTGACCTGGTGTAAATTCTCGTATAACAAAACGCCTGTTGCAGGTGGCTCAGGAGGATCTGACGATCACCGTTTCTCTAACCTGTTTGGTTCCAGTGACGGCGCTACCGGCGACAGAGGGAAACTGCGCATCACACTGGCCAACTGCTGGTGGGCACAGGGTTGTAAAGAGCGTATGCCAAGAGTAAGATTTGGTAAAGTACACCTGGTGAATAATTATTTCAACTCCACTGTTTCCAACAAATGCATCATGGCAGGCTATGAAGCCGACCTGCTCATAGAAGGGAACGTATTTGAGAATGTGAAAAATCCGATTGATCTGATGGACAATACATTTACAGCCATCACTCAAAAGAATAATCTCTTCACCAATACTTCCGGCAATACATCCGGCAGTGGTACGGCTTTCACGCCTCCATATACATTGACGGCCGATCCTGCCAGCTCTGTGAAAGCGCTGGTCACTGCTGGCGCAGGTGCCACCCTGACCACTCCTGATTGCGGCAGCACAGGCACTACGCAAATTGCACTTACGACAACTGCAACTCCTGTTGCCGGAGGAACGATCACGTCTTCAGCCAGAATAGCAGCGCTGAGTACTGTCGAAGTGAGCCGTGTTTATCCTAATCCTACGCATGGAAATACAACCATCAATGTAACCCTTGCTAAAGATGAGCAGACGATCATCCGGCTATTTGATGCGCAGGGTAAGCTCGTAAAAGATCTGGGTGTAGTAAGATCGGAGACAGAGGGTACACAACAACTTACTTATAATTTCAGTGGGCAGACTCCGGGCCTATACTTTGTGAGCTTTATGACTAATAAAGGCGCAATTTCAACCTATAAATTATTGATTGATTAG
- a CDS encoding glutaminase domain-containing protein — MIKFNRLKGLSVLACFFSTCQLQAQNRIAPAYPLDSRKSYTKNDWIAWTATFAPEKEQFEALIQPLYIHALETPSRVPLNDFYDSETGIRENFKARSFVGGFYMKVLADKLHTN, encoded by the coding sequence ATGATTAAATTCAACAGATTAAAAGGTCTCAGCGTACTTGCATGTTTTTTTTCCACTTGCCAGCTACAGGCGCAGAATAGAATAGCGCCTGCGTATCCACTGGATAGCCGTAAATCCTATACTAAAAATGACTGGATTGCGTGGACAGCCACTTTTGCTCCGGAAAAGGAGCAGTTTGAAGCATTGATCCAACCACTGTATATACACGCATTAGAGACACCCTCCCGTGTTCCGCTCAATGATTTTTACGATTCAGAGACTGGCATTCGTGAGAACTTCAAAGCGAGAAGTTTTGTAGGCGGGTTCTACATGAAAGTATTAGCGGACAAATTGCACACTAACTAA